A genomic window from Terriglobia bacterium includes:
- a CDS encoding UpxY family transcription antiterminator, translating to MLLIEKDSWFAIQVTPRHEKRVDAILQQQNYGHFLPMRRTRRKWSDRVKVIEQPLFPGYVFVRTQSCSVGMIHRMPGFIRIVSFGGRPCSVPHAQIEALQRIIDSKRDICPIPYLAVGQKVQIVNGPLSGLTGIISHYRNCGRLVVSVDLIMRSVVVEIDTEEAALLSPAPPDRLSLDLTA from the coding sequence ATGCTGCTGATTGAAAAGGACTCATGGTTTGCTATCCAAGTCACACCTCGACATGAAAAGAGGGTTGATGCCATTCTTCAGCAGCAGAATTATGGTCACTTTTTACCAATGCGCCGAACGCGCCGGAAGTGGTCGGACCGCGTCAAAGTCATCGAGCAGCCATTATTCCCTGGGTATGTCTTTGTCCGTACCCAATCGTGTAGCGTGGGAATGATTCATCGCATGCCAGGCTTTATAAGAATTGTGAGTTTTGGCGGCAGACCATGTTCTGTGCCACATGCTCAAATTGAGGCTTTGCAACGAATTATTGACTCGAAGCGCGACATTTGTCCAATTCCGTATCTTGCCGTAGGTCAGAAGGTGCAAATTGTCAACGGACCATTGTCCGGCCTCACCGGAATCATTAGTCACTATAGAAATTGTGGCAGGCTGGTCGTCTCAGTGGATTTGATTATGAGGTCAGTAGTAGTCGAGATTGATACGGAGGAAGCCGCACTTTTAAGTCCTGCTCCACCCGATAGACTATCTTTGGATCTGACGGCGTAG